A window of the Fibrobacter sp. UWP2 genome harbors these coding sequences:
- a CDS encoding GDP-mannose 4,6-dehydratase — MKTVIIGAKGFVGKYLVQELEGAGHTVVPVDLPEVDLLNAEQVDALIEGARPDAVVNLAAISSVGASWKNPSGTISVNVNGTLNLLEAIRKYVPQAKALLIGSAEEYAIPEGQKALKETDPLEASNPYGISKIAQENFAQLYRKKYRMKIVCTRSFNHTGVGQTTTFALPSFVKQVAAIDKSGKPGKIFVGNLSAYRDFSDVEDVVHVYRMLLENENEFDTYNVGSGVSNKIEDLLKNVILKLTPVQIEIVVDPEKVRPVETPYLCADNSRVKKYWNGTDIRITLKKMFDHFRAEA; from the coding sequence ATGAAGACCGTCATTATCGGGGCCAAAGGCTTTGTTGGCAAATACCTTGTCCAGGAACTGGAAGGTGCCGGTCATACCGTTGTCCCGGTCGACCTGCCCGAAGTGGACCTGCTCAACGCAGAGCAGGTGGATGCGCTCATTGAAGGCGCGAGACCCGACGCCGTCGTGAATCTCGCCGCCATCAGCTCGGTGGGCGCTTCCTGGAAAAACCCCTCCGGCACCATCAGCGTCAACGTGAACGGCACGCTCAACCTGCTGGAAGCCATCCGCAAATACGTACCGCAGGCAAAGGCTCTCTTAATTGGAAGTGCCGAAGAATACGCCATTCCCGAAGGGCAAAAGGCTCTCAAGGAAACGGACCCGCTCGAAGCGAGCAACCCCTACGGCATCTCGAAAATCGCTCAGGAAAATTTCGCGCAGCTCTACCGCAAGAAATACAGGATGAAAATCGTGTGTACGCGTTCGTTCAACCATACGGGAGTCGGGCAGACAACCACATTCGCGCTTCCGAGCTTCGTGAAGCAGGTTGCCGCAATCGACAAGTCGGGAAAACCCGGCAAGATTTTCGTCGGGAACTTGAGCGCCTACCGCGATTTCTCGGACGTGGAAGACGTCGTGCACGTCTACCGCATGCTGCTTGAGAACGAGAACGAATTCGACACATACAACGTCGGCTCCGGAGTCTCCAACAAAATCGAGGATCTGCTCAAAAACGTGATATTGAAACTCACGCCGGTTCAGATTGAAATCGTCGTGGATCCCGAAAAAGTGCGCCCGGTGGAAACACCTTACCTTTGCGCCGACAATTCCCGCGTGAAAAAATACTGGAACGGCACCGACATCCGCATAACGCTCAAGAAGATGTTCGACCACTTCAGGGCCGAAGCGTAG
- a CDS encoding glycosyltransferase family 2 protein has product MKIDVGIINYNGGDELTACVKSLLAQTEPVRVLVFDNASADDSIWNLKAQELDCTIIESKKNLGYAGACNGLLEKMNADIQVLCNMDLEFDPSWAANLLDCFARHPEVGSVASLVMEKSGVVNAVGVQFGADLFAKNEASGLNIGDADVREKEVFGCYGAVMSFRRTAAEAAGRLDASFFLFFEETEWYFRHNLAGFKTVFCPDAKVYHERSMTTVRYSPRKLFYSERNRLRTAIRLLPFSDVVKLPFRGFVRYLNMAKGGVPGQSGDGKKLSKAAICGALLKAWLQAVAMLPAELGVRGKYRKQFGDVGAKVRSILEMYPIPRA; this is encoded by the coding sequence ATGAAAATCGATGTCGGCATAATCAATTACAATGGTGGTGATGAACTGACGGCGTGCGTCAAGAGCCTTCTTGCGCAAACCGAACCCGTGCGAGTGCTTGTTTTTGATAATGCTTCTGCTGACGATTCCATCTGGAACTTGAAAGCGCAGGAACTTGATTGCACGATTATCGAGAGCAAGAAAAATCTTGGATATGCGGGAGCCTGTAATGGACTGCTCGAAAAGATGAATGCCGACATCCAGGTGCTTTGCAATATGGACCTGGAATTCGACCCCTCATGGGCGGCAAACTTGCTGGATTGCTTTGCCCGCCATCCGGAGGTCGGGTCTGTAGCAAGCCTCGTGATGGAAAAGAGCGGGGTGGTGAATGCGGTCGGTGTGCAGTTCGGTGCAGATCTCTTCGCTAAAAACGAGGCGAGCGGATTGAACATTGGCGATGCCGACGTGCGTGAGAAGGAAGTTTTTGGCTGCTACGGCGCAGTGATGAGTTTCCGCAGGACCGCTGCCGAGGCGGCGGGCCGGCTGGACGCGAGTTTCTTCTTGTTCTTTGAAGAGACGGAATGGTATTTCCGCCATAACCTTGCCGGATTCAAGACGGTGTTCTGCCCCGATGCGAAAGTTTATCATGAACGCTCGATGACGACGGTGCGTTATTCCCCGCGCAAGCTGTTCTACTCCGAAAGGAATCGCCTGCGTACTGCGATTCGCCTGCTGCCTTTCTCGGATGTCGTGAAGCTACCGTTCCGCGGGTTCGTTCGTTACTTGAACATGGCGAAGGGAGGCGTTCCCGGGCAGTCTGGCGACGGGAAAAAACTCTCGAAGGCCGCTATTTGTGGGGCTCTTCTCAAAGCCTGGCTGCAGGCTGTGGCGATGCTTCCTGCGGAACTTGGCGTCCGCGGAAAATACCGCAAACAGTTCGGCGATGTCGGCGCGAAAGTCCGCTCTATTCTCGAAATGTACCCGATACCGCGGGCCTGA
- a CDS encoding lysylphosphatidylglycerol synthase transmembrane domain-containing protein — protein sequence MQKKMTKIILNTIKVLVTIGGIVYIFKKVPFSEAIGNWTQATWPWLAIILFLTVILMAIQANRWRGLLLDDGKKIKFRTFYAYIALGYFFNNLLPSGFGGDAVKTIAFGKRFGNTANSVAAIVISRVMGLLAMFLSFFAALPWVASHYDIPTIYTATVSIIAILAIAVIFGGLFLDKVKIPTSLESRFPSLKKLQDAFAIYRSHKKAFMLSGLDSIWLQLVTIVIHYAYFRAMGIEVDIAIITVFTTIMVTFTMLPISINGIGIRENVQVSLYTGLLGLPADVVLASTLLSYLPLLFQALQGGIVFATLKGRK from the coding sequence ATGCAAAAAAAGATGACGAAAATCATCCTGAACACGATAAAGGTGTTGGTGACCATCGGGGGCATTGTATACATTTTCAAAAAAGTTCCGTTCTCTGAAGCAATTGGCAACTGGACGCAAGCAACCTGGCCCTGGCTTGCCATTATTTTATTCTTAACAGTAATTCTCATGGCCATTCAGGCGAACCGATGGCGCGGACTATTGCTCGACGATGGCAAAAAAATCAAATTTCGCACTTTTTACGCCTATATCGCCCTGGGCTACTTTTTCAACAACCTGCTCCCCAGTGGTTTTGGCGGCGATGCCGTAAAAACCATAGCCTTCGGCAAACGATTCGGCAACACAGCCAACTCCGTTGCAGCCATTGTCATCTCCCGCGTCATGGGACTTTTGGCTATGTTCCTCAGTTTTTTTGCAGCCCTTCCCTGGGTGGCGTCCCATTACGACATCCCCACAATCTACACCGCTACAGTAAGCATCATTGCCATCTTAGCCATTGCTGTTATTTTTGGCGGGCTTTTTTTAGACAAAGTAAAGATCCCTACTTCACTGGAGTCAAGATTTCCTTCTCTAAAAAAATTGCAGGACGCTTTTGCAATTTATAGAAGCCACAAAAAGGCATTTATGCTCTCGGGGTTAGATTCCATTTGGTTGCAACTGGTGACCATCGTCATCCACTACGCCTACTTTAGGGCCATGGGCATCGAGGTGGACATTGCCATAATTACAGTCTTTACGACCATCATGGTGACATTTACCATGCTCCCGATATCCATTAATGGCATTGGCATCAGGGAAAATGTTCAAGTGAGTTTGTACACCGGCCTCCTGGGCCTCCCCGCCGACGTGGTGTTGGCATCCACATTGCTCAGTTATTTGCCCCTTTTATTTCAAGCTTTGCAGGGAGGCATCGTTTTTGCTACCCTAAAAGGCCGCAAATAG
- the gmd gene encoding GDP-mannose 4,6-dehydratase, translated as MKKALITGITGQDGSYLAEFLLEKGYEVYGLVRRKSKLDFNNAEHLKGKVTFIFGDMTDSASLLRAMEIAKPDEIYNLAAQSFVTTSWETPLSTADINAIGVTKLLEAVRLCKPDTRVYQASTSEMFGKVQSIPQNENTPFYPRSPYGVSKLYGHWIIKNYRESYGMFACSGILFNHESERRGAEFVTRKITIAVAKIKAGKQDVLELGNLDASRDWGHSADYVRAMWLMLQQDKADDFVVASGKTHTVREFVTLAFKAAGMELEFHGKDVEEYATLKGTDKVVVKVNPQFFRPAEVDLLIGDASKATKVLGWKPEISYEQLVKRMVESDIKLLAEGKI; from the coding sequence ATGAAAAAGGCTCTTATTACCGGCATCACAGGTCAAGACGGCTCGTACTTGGCCGAATTCCTCCTCGAAAAGGGTTACGAAGTCTACGGACTTGTCCGTCGCAAAAGCAAGCTCGACTTTAACAACGCCGAGCACCTCAAAGGCAAAGTGACCTTCATTTTTGGCGACATGACCGACTCCGCTTCGCTCCTCCGCGCCATGGAAATCGCCAAGCCCGACGAAATTTACAACCTCGCCGCCCAATCCTTTGTGACGACCTCCTGGGAAACGCCTCTCTCTACTGCGGACATCAACGCCATTGGCGTGACCAAACTTTTAGAAGCCGTCAGACTCTGCAAGCCAGACACCCGCGTATACCAGGCGAGCACAAGCGAAATGTTCGGCAAGGTGCAGAGCATTCCGCAAAACGAAAACACGCCCTTTTACCCGCGCAGCCCGTACGGCGTTTCCAAACTTTACGGTCACTGGATCATCAAGAACTACCGCGAGAGCTACGGCATGTTCGCCTGCTCGGGCATTCTTTTTAACCACGAATCCGAACGCCGTGGCGCCGAGTTCGTGACCCGTAAAATCACCATCGCGGTCGCCAAGATCAAGGCAGGCAAGCAAGACGTGCTGGAACTCGGCAACCTGGACGCAAGCCGCGACTGGGGACACAGCGCCGACTATGTGCGTGCCATGTGGCTCATGCTGCAGCAAGACAAGGCAGACGACTTTGTCGTCGCCTCGGGCAAGACCCACACCGTCCGCGAATTCGTGACTCTCGCCTTCAAGGCCGCCGGCATGGAACTGGAATTTCACGGCAAGGACGTCGAAGAATACGCGACCCTCAAGGGGACCGACAAGGTCGTTGTCAAGGTGAACCCGCAGTTCTTCCGCCCCGCCGAAGTCGACCTGCTCATTGGCGATGCAAGCAAGGCAACAAAGGTACTCGGCTGGAAACCCGAAATCAGCTACGAACAGCTGGTCAAGCGCATGGTGGAAAGCGACATCAAGCTCCTCGCCGAAGGCAAGATTTAA
- a CDS encoding DNA polymerase III subunit alpha, with the protein MAFVHLQVHSEFSVLKSSARLDGILEAAAEQNAPAVALTDHGAMFGILEIQTRGKDLNKKRKEKGLPPIKTIYGCHIYVDTPSASQKDPTTYERLTLLVENEKGYYNLLRIVSYRYEESDRWAEIPSVPLEVVNQHKEGLIAIAGDFFSRYGQNVAAGRNSQAREYMDALDKIFDRDHLYLSVCDNGIQLQRGVNDYNVQLAKEMGREVVAVADVHYIKSEDAMAHKVLRCISLKTTLNDFTDARFPTDQFYFRSEEEMVKLFGHIPGAIENTVKIAERCNFTVKTGIGDDFWPRFKIPEEFLASEEYQKIKGYMKAEYDAEYPVIRERELKGVIKDKKKKVTETYCAEKGIEPDALTDEDKAEIERLSQPEFFTEEDNKAWDKSVHRWCKPGGDADIYITHLCNERLKWRFPDEDFKFPAHETDVAKRMYKELNCIRNMNVAGYLLIVWDFINWSREHGIPVGPGRGSAAGSLVTYIIGITDIDPLKFDLLFERFLNPERVSMPDIDTDFADRDRGRVIQYVTDKYGYDCVGQIITYGMLKSKAVVTDVARVLGFPPAEAKQITKLFPQRTLNFSLKQAWTGKDKKGNNLEDGYSPEPLQAFINSRASYQNLWDIAKKLEDLPRQTGVHACGVVITPTPIYNLAPLYRAAPADTPVVMYDKHYAEDIGLLKMDFLGLINLSIIQDTVNMVKKNRGIDLDMGHIPLDDKKTFDLLGKGMTTTVFQFESPGMQKYLRELKPTRIFDLIAMNALYRPGPIDQIPHFIARKNGKEEIDCYHPDLEQVLGETYGVIVYQEQVMKLAQILGGYTLGGADNIRRIMAKKMPEKMAKLEPEFFEKCLAKGYDKAMIQKVWDAVLPFCGYAFNKSHAAAYAYVAYQTAYLKTHYGPEYMAASMTSKMGKTEDIVTIIQECKRLGIKVLTPDINTSYGVFTANPEGQILYGLAGIRNVGLAVVEDVVAERDKHGPYKDIFDFCKRVAEYQGSFSEKHPPLSKKVLECLIMAGALDSLPGSRAALMATVDRAIEVAAKHQEDKSMGQMSLFDLGGAGGAVLENTAEVLEEAEPWGDMEMLDKEREVLGMFLSGHPLDEFRPELQGFTTTSLAAEDLERKVGNTVFVGGVVTKMRSVETKRGDTIGFGQIQDFHGETGLFFKKDEWEKFRDIISQDDRILVKGVLEHQRDKDRKEMEETQIIVEEAFQLDYVRSKMVKYIHVSIFSQMLTDEFLTKLEEGLQQFEAFEGEPASQLVCHIETESNYEHGVVLKKYKVSYTSELLNWLKRDMGVLKIWVSGKPRR; encoded by the coding sequence ATGGCTTTTGTTCACCTCCAGGTCCACTCCGAATTTTCTGTTTTAAAGTCGTCTGCACGTCTTGACGGTATTTTGGAAGCGGCAGCTGAACAGAATGCCCCCGCGGTGGCGTTGACGGACCATGGAGCCATGTTCGGCATCCTAGAAATCCAAACCCGCGGCAAGGATCTAAACAAAAAACGCAAAGAAAAGGGCCTCCCGCCGATCAAGACGATTTACGGGTGCCACATTTATGTGGATACGCCGAGTGCGAGCCAAAAGGACCCGACGACCTACGAACGTCTGACACTTTTGGTGGAGAACGAGAAGGGCTATTACAACCTGCTTCGCATCGTGAGTTACCGCTACGAAGAAAGCGACCGCTGGGCCGAAATTCCCTCGGTGCCGCTGGAGGTGGTGAACCAGCACAAGGAAGGCCTTATCGCTATCGCGGGCGACTTCTTTAGCCGATACGGACAGAACGTTGCGGCGGGTCGCAACAGCCAGGCGCGCGAATACATGGATGCGCTGGACAAGATTTTTGACCGCGACCATCTGTACCTTTCTGTATGCGATAACGGGATTCAGCTGCAGAGAGGGGTGAACGATTACAATGTGCAGCTCGCCAAGGAAATGGGCCGCGAGGTCGTTGCCGTTGCCGACGTGCATTACATAAAGTCCGAAGATGCCATGGCGCACAAGGTGCTCCGCTGTATCTCGCTAAAGACGACTCTCAACGACTTTACGGACGCGCGTTTTCCCACGGACCAGTTCTATTTCCGCTCCGAAGAGGAAATGGTCAAGCTGTTCGGCCATATTCCGGGCGCCATCGAGAATACGGTCAAGATTGCGGAACGCTGTAACTTTACCGTCAAGACAGGCATTGGCGACGATTTCTGGCCGCGCTTCAAGATTCCCGAAGAATTCCTCGCCTCCGAGGAATATCAGAAAATCAAGGGATACATGAAGGCGGAATACGATGCCGAGTATCCGGTAATCCGCGAACGTGAACTTAAGGGCGTTATCAAGGATAAAAAGAAAAAGGTCACGGAGACATATTGTGCCGAAAAGGGAATTGAACCTGATGCGCTTACCGACGAAGATAAGGCTGAAATAGAACGCTTGTCACAGCCGGAATTCTTTACCGAAGAAGACAATAAGGCCTGGGACAAGAGCGTCCACAGGTGGTGCAAACCGGGTGGTGATGCCGATATCTACATTACCCACCTTTGTAACGAACGCTTAAAATGGCGTTTCCCTGACGAGGATTTTAAGTTCCCTGCGCATGAGACCGACGTGGCCAAGCGCATGTACAAGGAACTCAACTGTATCCGCAACATGAACGTGGCTGGCTACCTGCTCATTGTGTGGGACTTTATCAACTGGTCCCGCGAACACGGTATTCCCGTGGGTCCGGGGCGTGGTTCTGCGGCAGGTTCACTTGTCACCTACATCATCGGCATTACCGACATTGATCCGCTCAAGTTCGACTTGCTTTTCGAACGATTCTTGAACCCGGAACGTGTGAGCATGCCCGATATCGATACGGACTTTGCTGACCGCGACCGCGGGCGCGTTATCCAGTACGTGACCGACAAGTACGGCTACGATTGCGTCGGGCAGATTATTACCTACGGTATGCTCAAGTCGAAGGCCGTGGTGACCGATGTGGCGCGAGTGCTCGGGTTCCCGCCGGCAGAGGCGAAGCAGATTACCAAACTGTTTCCGCAGCGTACCTTGAATTTCAGCCTGAAGCAGGCTTGGACGGGTAAAGACAAGAAGGGAAATAATCTTGAAGATGGTTATAGTCCAGAACCCTTGCAGGCGTTCATAAATAGCCGCGCCAGTTACCAGAACCTTTGGGATATTGCGAAAAAGCTTGAGGATTTGCCCCGACAGACTGGCGTGCATGCGTGCGGCGTGGTGATTACGCCGACCCCGATTTACAACCTGGCTCCGTTATACCGTGCGGCTCCTGCTGACACTCCGGTGGTGATGTACGACAAGCATTATGCCGAAGATATTGGCCTTTTGAAGATGGACTTCCTTGGCCTCATCAACTTGTCCATCATCCAGGACACGGTCAACATGGTCAAGAAAAATCGCGGGATTGATTTGGACATGGGCCATATCCCGCTCGATGACAAGAAGACTTTTGACTTGCTTGGCAAGGGCATGACGACTACGGTGTTCCAGTTCGAATCTCCGGGTATGCAGAAGTACCTGCGCGAACTGAAACCGACGCGAATCTTTGACTTGATCGCTATGAACGCGCTGTACCGTCCGGGGCCGATTGACCAGATTCCGCACTTTATTGCACGTAAGAACGGCAAGGAAGAAATCGACTGCTACCATCCGGATTTGGAACAGGTCCTGGGCGAAACGTACGGCGTTATCGTTTACCAGGAACAGGTGATGAAGCTTGCCCAGATTCTGGGTGGCTACACGCTGGGGGGCGCTGACAATATCCGCCGTATCATGGCGAAGAAAATGCCCGAAAAGATGGCGAAACTCGAACCGGAATTCTTCGAGAAGTGCCTCGCGAAGGGCTACGACAAGGCCATGATCCAGAAGGTATGGGACGCGGTGCTCCCGTTCTGCGGTTACGCATTCAACAAGAGCCACGCTGCCGCCTACGCCTACGTGGCGTACCAGACCGCTTACCTAAAGACGCACTATGGTCCCGAGTACATGGCTGCCTCCATGACTTCGAAGATGGGCAAGACCGAAGATATCGTCACCATCATCCAGGAATGCAAGCGCCTCGGAATCAAGGTGCTGACTCCCGATATCAATACGTCGTACGGTGTGTTTACGGCGAATCCCGAAGGCCAGATTCTGTACGGGCTCGCGGGTATCCGTAACGTTGGGCTTGCCGTAGTTGAAGATGTTGTTGCCGAACGCGATAAACATGGCCCCTATAAGGATATTTTTGATTTCTGCAAGCGTGTCGCGGAATACCAGGGTTCGTTCAGCGAAAAGCATCCGCCTTTGAGCAAGAAGGTGCTGGAATGCCTTATCATGGCGGGCGCACTTGATTCGTTGCCGGGTAGCCGTGCTGCGTTAATGGCTACCGTCGACCGTGCCATCGAAGTGGCCGCCAAGCATCAGGAAGACAAGTCGATGGGGCAGATGTCCTTGTTTGACTTGGGGGGCGCTGGCGGTGCGGTATTGGAAAATACTGCAGAAGTCCTAGAAGAAGCGGAACCTTGGGGCGATATGGAAATGCTCGACAAGGAACGCGAAGTGCTCGGCATGTTCCTTTCGGGCCACCCGCTCGACGAGTTCCGTCCGGAACTCCAGGGTTTCACGACTACGAGCCTTGCTGCCGAAGACCTGGAAAGGAAGGTGGGCAATACTGTGTTTGTGGGCGGTGTGGTTACCAAGATGCGCTCGGTAGAAACCAAGCGCGGCGATACCATCGGCTTTGGGCAAATCCAGGATTTCCATGGCGAAACGGGCCTGTTCTTCAAGAAGGATGAATGGGAAAAGTTCCGCGACATCATTTCGCAAGACGACCGAATCCTGGTCAAGGGTGTGCTGGAACACCAGCGCGACAAAGACCGTAAGGAAATGGAAGAGACGCAGATTATCGTGGAAGAGGCCTTCCAGCTCGATTACGTGCGCAGCAAAATGGTGAAATACATCCATGTGTCCATTTTCTCACAAATGCTCACGGATGAGTTCTTGACAAAGCTCGAAGAAGGCTTACAGCAGTTTGAGGCGTTTGAAGGTGAACCTGCAAGCCAGCTGGTTTGCCACATTGAAACTGAATCCAACTACGAACATGGCGTTGTGCTCAAAAAGTACAAGGTGAGCTACACCTCGGAATTGTTGAACTGGCTCAAGCGAGATATGGGTGTCCTCAAGATTTGGGTTTCGGGCAAGCCCAGGCGGTAA
- a CDS encoding LamG-like jellyroll fold domain-containing protein, with protein sequence MKKGLILPAVAFVTMGALFGCSNQTLEADSVASIDSNGASGTVLRVSTADAQAHLAGYRRSVVGSWWLSDSTSDTTQTVSVDIDSTLQDGDFAVEAEVQVEDDSTFTVASAGVDGDGAAWMIQVEDGAVVFSWRDNAEDEWQSFKTEKSIEKNKLANVRMEHAGKIVVFMVDGKILAAFEDDGRKKVKVKGSFTIGFDSKEHGKCHCKNGHVEQAGVETVEEIEEVEVDTTAVLDTIEIPMDTAELNTDTPVTEWIAEWDFNDAENVGLDVTGNGHDATIGEGDVSSADGIASFDGHSGFTVKLDEDININEFVVEARVKPTQFGTMQNIIVAEPPGRGVDGWQLRIDEGVLTVHLRDDSVDGDDWNIFPGKKMELDTWSEIRLERNADSVKLFQDGELTVAVAYTGDVTQMRYDWSIGFDGMQQSFHNRYFIGEMDYVRFGKFSGFSAGALPVKVERLLAAWEFNEPTFIGLDRMANNSTHYVVGSAKVADTTVALDGQSGLQIGLSKIFKRNTFAVEARVKPTSFAEMQNIIVAEPPGRYGDGWQLRVDDGVLTVHFRDEEVDGTEWNVLTGAALALNEWTTIRVERTADSVKVFQNGELTVSAEAVGDVSQLGYNIGIGYDAMMQAKHDRFFVGEIDYIRYYGL encoded by the coding sequence ATGAAAAAAGGTTTAATTCTTCCTGCAGTCGCATTTGTGACGATGGGTGCCCTGTTCGGGTGCTCAAACCAGACGTTGGAAGCGGATTCTGTTGCTTCGATTGATTCGAACGGCGCTTCTGGAACAGTGCTTCGCGTGAGTACTGCGGATGCGCAGGCTCACCTTGCCGGATACAGACGTTCTGTGGTGGGGTCCTGGTGGCTTTCCGACTCGACGTCCGATACTACTCAGACTGTCTCTGTCGATATTGATTCTACCCTGCAGGATGGTGATTTCGCTGTTGAAGCGGAAGTCCAAGTCGAAGACGACTCTACCTTTACTGTTGCGTCTGCCGGTGTCGATGGTGATGGTGCTGCCTGGATGATTCAGGTGGAAGACGGAGCCGTCGTGTTCTCCTGGCGTGACAATGCCGAAGATGAATGGCAATCCTTCAAGACAGAAAAGAGCATCGAAAAGAACAAGCTTGCTAACGTACGTATGGAGCATGCGGGTAAGATTGTTGTTTTCATGGTCGATGGCAAGATCTTGGCCGCCTTCGAGGACGATGGCCGCAAAAAGGTCAAGGTGAAAGGTTCATTCACGATCGGCTTCGATTCGAAGGAACACGGAAAGTGCCATTGCAAAAATGGCCATGTGGAACAGGCCGGCGTTGAAACGGTCGAAGAAATCGAAGAAGTCGAAGTCGATACGACGGCGGTCCTCGATACGATCGAAATTCCTATGGATACGGCCGAGCTCAATACGGACACCCCGGTTACGGAATGGATCGCTGAATGGGACTTCAACGATGCCGAGAATGTCGGTCTCGACGTGACCGGTAACGGACACGATGCGACCATCGGCGAAGGTGATGTGTCCTCCGCGGACGGAATCGCAAGCTTCGATGGCCATTCGGGCTTTACGGTGAAGCTGGACGAAGATATCAATATCAACGAGTTCGTTGTCGAGGCCCGTGTAAAGCCGACGCAATTCGGAACCATGCAGAACATTATCGTGGCCGAGCCTCCTGGACGTGGCGTGGACGGCTGGCAGCTTCGCATTGACGAAGGTGTCTTGACGGTCCACCTGCGCGATGACTCTGTGGATGGCGATGACTGGAATATCTTCCCGGGCAAGAAGATGGAACTCGACACTTGGAGCGAAATCCGCCTCGAACGCAATGCCGACAGCGTCAAGCTGTTCCAGGATGGAGAACTCACGGTTGCCGTTGCCTATACGGGTGACGTGACCCAGATGCGCTACGACTGGAGCATCGGTTTCGACGGTATGCAGCAGTCTTTCCATAACCGCTACTTCATCGGCGAAATGGACTACGTCCGCTTCGGCAAGTTTAGTGGCTTTAGCGCTGGCGCCCTGCCCGTCAAGGTTGAAAGGCTCCTGGCCGCTTGGGAATTCAACGAACCGACCTTCATCGGTCTCGACCGCATGGCAAACAACTCCACGCATTACGTGGTTGGCTCTGCCAAGGTTGCCGATACGACTGTGGCTCTCGATGGCCAGTCCGGCTTGCAGATTGGCCTTTCGAAGATCTTCAAGCGCAACACCTTTGCAGTTGAAGCTCGCGTGAAGCCGACCTCGTTTGCTGAAATGCAGAACATCATTGTCGCGGAACCTCCCGGACGCTATGGCGACGGCTGGCAGCTCCGCGTCGACGATGGCGTTCTCACGGTTCATTTCCGTGACGAAGAAGTTGACGGTACGGAATGGAACGTCCTCACGGGCGCCGCTCTCGCTCTTAACGAATGGACCACGATCCGCGTCGAACGTACCGCCGATTCTGTCAAGGTGTTCCAGAATGGCGAACTGACGGTGAGCGCCGAAGCTGTGGGCGATGTTTCCCAGCTGGGTTACAACATCGGCATCGGTTACGACGCTATGATGCAGGCGAAACACGACCGCTTCTTTGTGGGCGAAATCGACTACATCCGCTACTACGGCCTGTAG
- a CDS encoding lipid-A-disaccharide synthase, with translation MTAIAPAPYVLICAGEDSGDVLGAPFVQALALQGRRVCGTGGTRMQAAGLEPLADFEELPVSGFGDVLPRYFRLHRIYDCLAAALQKPECIGLIAVDYPGFNMKLCALAKRLQKPVLYVAPPQVWAWKKRRAKQLRDTDLAVLFEFERAAYQKFGCTAQLLRHPFLQSSSEELLQSASHDFLLLPGSRKSQALRNMDLYLPVVRGLLDSEMRGSVVKVVAARASLVDVLKQKIAACFGGFVPMWISVVLAPSSAEKRRAMYASACSALTAPGTATLELALSGCPQVVATVPDTLTYVMGKLLIRTPVFAMPNILLGSCIPEYIVPSWACRSKMQEIKMALVESSKKTAIEIANKLIDALQAGNEAADLVKPFIV, from the coding sequence ATGACTGCGATCGCGCCGGCTCCGTATGTGCTGATTTGCGCCGGAGAAGATTCCGGTGATGTGCTTGGCGCCCCTTTTGTGCAAGCGTTGGCTTTGCAGGGGAGGCGAGTCTGTGGAACTGGCGGCACACGCATGCAGGCCGCGGGGCTAGAGCCTCTTGCCGACTTTGAAGAACTTCCCGTTTCGGGCTTTGGCGACGTGTTGCCGCGGTATTTTCGTTTGCACCGCATTTACGATTGCTTGGCGGCGGCTTTGCAAAAGCCGGAGTGTATCGGCCTCATTGCCGTTGACTATCCCGGTTTTAACATGAAATTGTGCGCGTTGGCAAAACGATTGCAAAAGCCTGTGTTGTATGTTGCGCCTCCGCAGGTGTGGGCGTGGAAAAAACGACGTGCAAAGCAGTTGCGTGATACGGACTTGGCTGTGCTCTTTGAATTTGAACGCGCCGCCTACCAAAAGTTCGGTTGCACGGCGCAGCTTTTGCGCCATCCCTTTTTACAAAGTTCCAGTGAGGAACTCCTGCAAAGTGCTTCCCACGATTTCCTCCTTTTGCCGGGAAGCCGCAAGTCCCAGGCTTTGCGGAACATGGACCTTTATTTGCCTGTAGTGCGCGGCTTGCTCGATTCGGAAATGCGGGGTTCTGTGGTGAAGGTCGTTGCGGCTCGGGCCTCGTTGGTCGATGTGCTAAAGCAAAAGATTGCGGCGTGCTTTGGCGGATTTGTGCCCATGTGGATAAGTGTTGTGCTGGCTCCCTCAAGTGCCGAGAAACGTAGGGCTATGTATGCCTCCGCATGCAGTGCCTTGACTGCTCCGGGGACGGCTACTTTGGAACTCGCGTTATCGGGATGCCCCCAGGTAGTGGCTACCGTTCCCGATACATTGACTTATGTGATGGGTAAGCTTTTGATTCGTACCCCGGTTTTTGCCATGCCGAATATCTTGCTTGGCTCGTGCATCCCCGAGTACATAGTTCCGTCTTGGGCGTGTCGCTCCAAAATGCAAGAAATTAAGATGGCTCTTGTAGAGTCCAGCAAAAAAACGGCAATTGAAATTGCAAACAAATTAATTGATGCATTGCAAGCCGGGAATGAGGCTGCTGACTTGGTAAAACCTTTTATCGTCTGA